The proteins below are encoded in one region of Flavobacterium sp. IMCC34852:
- a CDS encoding CoA transferase subunit A, with the protein MINKKVNSVQEALQGIEDGMTIMLGGFGLCGIPENSIAELVQKGTTGLTCISNNAGVDDFGLGLLLQKRQIKKMISSYVGENAEFERQMLSGELDVELTPQGTLAEKCRAAQAGIPAFFTPAGYGTEVAEGKEVREFNGKMHIMELAYKADFSIVKAWKGDEAGNLIFKGTARNFNAPMAGAAKITIAEVEELVPVGTLDPNQIHIPGIMVQRIFKGEKFEKRIEQRTTRKRD; encoded by the coding sequence ATGATTAATAAAAAAGTAAACTCTGTACAAGAAGCACTGCAAGGTATCGAAGACGGTATGACCATCATGCTCGGCGGCTTCGGACTTTGCGGTATACCCGAAAACAGCATCGCCGAACTAGTACAAAAAGGAACCACAGGTTTGACTTGTATTTCCAACAATGCCGGTGTAGATGATTTCGGATTGGGTTTGTTGCTCCAAAAACGTCAAATCAAAAAAATGATTTCTTCCTACGTAGGAGAAAATGCCGAATTCGAACGCCAAATGCTTTCAGGTGAATTGGATGTTGAACTAACACCACAAGGCACTTTGGCTGAAAAATGTCGTGCTGCACAAGCCGGAATTCCTGCGTTCTTTACCCCTGCCGGTTACGGAACTGAAGTTGCTGAAGGCAAAGAAGTCCGCGAATTCAATGGCAAAATGCACATCATGGAACTAGCCTACAAAGCTGATTTTTCAATCGTAAAAGCTTGGAAAGGCGACGAAGCCGGAAACTTAATTTTCAAAGGAACCGCTCGTAACTTTAATGCTCCTATGGCGGGTGCTGCTAAAATCACCATTGCCGAAGTAGAAGAATTGGTACCGGTTGGCACACTCGACCCTAACCAAATTCACATCCCAGGCATCATGGTGCAACGCATCTTCAAAGGCGAGAAATTTGAGAAGAGAATTGAGCAACGTACAACCCGTAAAAGAGACTAA
- a CDS encoding 3-oxoacid CoA-transferase subunit B, with protein MALDKNDIAKRIAQEVKDKYFVNLGIGIPTLVANYVRTDISVEFQSENGVLGMGPFPFEGEEDADVINAGKQTITTLPGASFFDSAFSFGMIRSQKVDLTILGAMEVAENGDIANWKIPGKMVKGMGGAMDLVASAENIIVAMMHVNKAGESKILKKCTLPLTGVGCVKKVVTELAVMEITPKGFKLLERAPGVSVEHIIASTEAELIIEGDIPEMVI; from the coding sequence ATGGCTTTAGATAAAAACGATATCGCAAAAAGAATTGCCCAAGAAGTTAAGGATAAGTATTTCGTTAACTTGGGTATCGGAATTCCGACTTTGGTAGCCAACTATGTTCGTACGGATATATCGGTGGAATTTCAATCTGAAAATGGCGTGTTGGGTATGGGTCCATTTCCCTTTGAAGGCGAAGAAGATGCCGATGTCATCAACGCCGGAAAACAAACTATCACGACCTTACCGGGAGCGAGTTTTTTTGATTCGGCTTTTAGTTTCGGAATGATCAGAAGTCAGAAAGTAGATTTAACGATTCTCGGCGCTATGGAAGTGGCCGAAAATGGCGATATAGCCAACTGGAAAATCCCGGGGAAAATGGTCAAAGGAATGGGCGGCGCTATGGATTTAGTAGCCTCAGCCGAAAACATTATCGTTGCCATGATGCACGTTAACAAAGCCGGAGAAAGTAAGATTTTGAAAAAATGTACTTTACCTTTAACAGGCGTTGGCTGCGTGAAAAAAGTGGTAACCGAATTGGCCGTAATGGAAATTACCCCAAAAGGGTTCAAACTATTAGAACGTGCCCCTGGTGTATCAGTAGAACACATTATCGCCTCAACCGAAGCCGAATTAATCATTGAAGGCGATATTCCTGAAATGGTGATTTAA
- a CDS encoding fumarate hydratase: protein MDFIYQDPYPILKDDTQYKKLTSDYVKVEQLGDREILTVDPKGLELLAQEAMIDVSFMLRKAHLQKLQNILNDPEATDNDRFVAYNLLQNAAVAVEGELPSCQDTGTAIVMAKKGENVYTGVDDAEWLSKGIFNSYQIKNLRYSQIVPISMFEEKNSGSNLPAQIDIYAKKGSSYEFLFLAKGGGSANKTFLYQKTKSLLNEKSLDEFIREKIKDLGTSACPPYHLALVIGGTSAEANLAAVKKASAGYYDNLPTSGNMSGQAFRDLEWEKKVLQICQESAIGAQFGGKYFAHDVRVIRLPRHAASCPVGLGVSCSADRNIKAKITKDGIFLEQLETNPKQFLPEVPPHLEAPVEIDLNRPMSEILAELTKYPIKTRLKLNGTVIVARDIAHAKIKELLDAGKPMPEYFKNHPVYYAGPAKTPEGMPSGSFGPTTAGRMDVYVDEFQSHGGSMVMLAKGNRSKDVMNACNKYGGFYLGSVGGPAAILAKENILKVEVVDFEELGMEAVRKITVKDFPAFIITDDKGNDFFANL, encoded by the coding sequence ATGGACTTTATATACCAAGATCCGTATCCCATTCTTAAAGACGATACGCAATACAAAAAACTCACTTCCGATTATGTAAAAGTCGAACAATTAGGCGATAGAGAAATTCTCACTGTCGATCCTAAAGGTTTAGAACTTTTGGCCCAAGAAGCGATGATTGATGTTTCGTTTATGTTGCGAAAGGCTCATTTACAAAAATTGCAAAACATCTTAAACGATCCGGAAGCCACGGACAACGACCGATTCGTAGCTTATAATTTATTGCAAAATGCCGCTGTGGCTGTCGAAGGAGAATTGCCTTCTTGCCAAGATACCGGAACAGCCATCGTGATGGCGAAAAAAGGAGAGAATGTGTATACCGGAGTGGATGATGCCGAATGGTTGTCGAAAGGAATTTTCAATTCGTACCAAATCAAAAACCTGCGTTATTCCCAAATTGTTCCGATTTCGATGTTTGAAGAAAAAAACTCAGGTTCTAATTTGCCGGCTCAGATTGATATTTATGCCAAAAAAGGTTCGAGCTATGAGTTTTTATTTTTGGCCAAAGGTGGCGGAAGCGCGAATAAAACGTTCTTGTACCAAAAAACAAAATCCCTTTTAAACGAAAAATCCTTAGACGAATTCATCCGTGAGAAGATAAAAGATTTAGGAACATCTGCTTGTCCGCCATATCACTTGGCTTTAGTCATTGGCGGAACTTCTGCGGAAGCTAATTTAGCCGCAGTGAAAAAAGCCTCAGCCGGTTATTACGATAATTTACCGACTTCCGGAAACATGTCGGGACAAGCATTCCGCGATTTAGAATGGGAAAAAAAGGTACTGCAAATTTGCCAAGAAAGTGCCATTGGTGCTCAATTTGGAGGAAAGTATTTTGCTCATGATGTACGCGTTATTCGTTTGCCGAGACACGCCGCTTCTTGTCCGGTTGGCTTGGGCGTTTCTTGTTCGGCCGATAGAAATATTAAAGCCAAAATTACCAAAGACGGTATTTTCTTGGAACAATTAGAAACCAATCCGAAACAGTTTTTACCGGAAGTACCTCCACATTTAGAAGCACCGGTTGAAATTGATTTGAACCGACCGATGAGCGAAATTTTAGCCGAGTTGACTAAATACCCAATCAAAACCCGATTGAAACTCAACGGAACGGTAATCGTAGCCCGTGATATTGCCCACGCCAAAATCAAAGAATTACTCGATGCCGGAAAACCAATGCCGGAGTATTTCAAAAACCATCCGGTGTATTATGCCGGACCGGCCAAAACCCCGGAAGGCATGCCATCGGGAAGTTTTGGGCCAACGACTGCCGGAAGAATGGATGTTTATGTAGACGAATTCCAAAGCCACGGTGGAAGTATGGTCATGTTAGCCAAAGGAAACCGAAGTAAAGACGTGATGAACGCTTGTAACAAATATGGCGGATTCTATTTGGGTTCTGTTGGCGGACCTGCGGCTATTTTGGCCAAAGAAAATATATTGAAAGTAGAAGTAGTCGATTTTGAAGAATTAGGCATGGAAGCGGTTCGCAAAATCACTGTAAAAGATTTCCCGGCTTTTATTATAACGGATGATAAAGGGAATGATTTCTTCGCTAATTTATAA